A single Marinilabiliales bacterium DNA region contains:
- a CDS encoding RtcB family protein yields the protein MIRTITTENIPIKLWIDDIEPGAMDQAKDIANHPYAVHHVAIMPDCHQGFGMPIGGVLGTRDVVIPNAVGVDIGCGMCATRTSLRELSRVRLAGIADEIRRNIPVGFRHHKSARDTRLMPGLKGRLPVVEREYKSATYQLGTLGGGNHFIELQKGSDGFIWIMIHSGSRNIGKQVADYYYRKAVTLNEKSFRNLKTPKQLSFLPLDSEEGDKYLSEMDYCVRFAYANRKQMMDVVSSVVAGHAGRGVEFSRFINIAHNYASREEHFGMPMVIHRKGATSARKGEYGIVPGSQGSNSYITIGRGNPQSFESCSHGAGRVMGRKEAQRKLDLNFEREKLEKKGIIHSIYRTRDLDEASGAYKDINRVMKLQSDLVEIDTVLEPLAVVKG from the coding sequence ATGATACGAACCATAACCACCGAAAATATCCCCATCAAACTCTGGATTGACGATATTGAACCCGGTGCCATGGATCAGGCAAAGGACATTGCAAACCATCCCTATGCAGTTCACCATGTTGCAATAATGCCCGACTGCCACCAGGGTTTCGGCATGCCTATAGGCGGAGTTCTCGGGACAAGGGATGTTGTAATACCCAATGCCGTGGGAGTTGATATCGGATGCGGAATGTGCGCAACGAGGACATCTCTCAGGGAGCTCTCGCGCGTCAGGCTTGCCGGTATTGCAGACGAAATAAGAAGAAACATACCTGTCGGTTTCAGACATCACAAATCAGCCCGCGACACCAGACTGATGCCTGGTCTAAAAGGGCGGCTGCCGGTAGTTGAAAGGGAGTACAAAAGTGCAACATATCAGCTTGGCACACTCGGGGGCGGGAACCATTTTATCGAGCTCCAGAAGGGATCAGACGGGTTTATCTGGATAATGATCCACTCGGGCAGCAGGAATATAGGAAAGCAGGTAGCGGATTACTATTACCGTAAGGCTGTAACTCTTAACGAGAAGAGCTTCAGAAACCTGAAAACCCCTAAGCAGCTCTCATTCCTGCCTCTTGATAGCGAAGAGGGAGACAAATACCTGAGTGAAATGGATTATTGCGTCAGGTTCGCATATGCCAACAGGAAGCAGATGATGGATGTGGTTTCATCGGTAGTGGCCGGCCATGCCGGCAGAGGAGTTGAATTCTCCCGGTTTATCAACATAGCCCACAACTATGCAAGCCGGGAAGAGCACTTTGGAATGCCCATGGTAATTCACCGTAAAGGTGCCACGTCAGCCCGTAAGGGTGAATACGGGATCGTGCCGGGCTCCCAGGGAAGTAACAGCTATATAACAATCGGGCGCGGCAACCCACAGAGTTTTGAAAGCTGTTCGCACGGGGCAGGCAGGGTGATGGGCAGGAAAGAGGCACAAAGGAAACTTGATCTGAACTTCGAAAGGGAAAAGCTTGAAAAGAAGGGAATAATCCACAGTATATACCGCACCAGAGACCTTGATGAAGCTTCAGGTGCCTACAAGGACATAAACCGGGTTATGAAGTTGCAGTCCGATCTGGTAGAGATCGATACGGTACTTGAGCCTCTTGCAGTGGTCAAAGGGTAA